The genomic stretch GAAGCGTACGATCCCGATGATGATCCTTTCCGTTATGCGCTTGAAGAGGGGCCGGCAGGGGCGGTCATCGATGAGGAGACTGGCGTTTTGACCTGGGATGTAACTGGAGCGCAAGAGGGAACGTCACGTTTTCTCATTGTCGTTGAAGACGAAGAAGGCCGGCGCTCCTCGCAGGAATATGACCTCAACCTGGAATTCTCCCGATGATATCAACTGAACACAAGCCTCGTAACGCCGGTTTTACCTTGACAGAGCTGATCGTGGTCATCGCCATGATATCGGTCCTTGTTACTATTGCGACCCCCTACTATCTGGACTGGCTTCGCAACGCCAAGTACCGGGAAGGCGCCCAGGCTGTCACCTCGCTGCTTCGTGAGGCCCGCAGTCGGGCTATTGCCGAGCATCGGGAATATCGGGTTGTTTTTAATGCGGCCCCCGATAGTCCCCAGGCGCCCTCAACCATGCAGTTGCAGGGAGGCAATCTTTCCTATAACAGCTCAAGCTGGCCGATAATGGAGACGCCAGTCACTCTTCCAGAAAATCTCGATATTCGCTATCGTTCCAGCTGCACGTTAAACGTCGCTGCCCAGTCGGTACTCTTCCTCCCCAGCGGAGCAGCCAGTGCAACCGCCGCCATTGAGGCTTCCAGCCCGGATCTGGGAGGAATCTGCATTATCGATGGCGACAGCGCCATAGCCGCTCTAAATGATCGCAAAAAATATCTGGTCGAAATGGTTTCTCCCACGACAGGGGCGTTCAAGGTTCGCAAATGGAGTGCCTCATCGACTTCCTTTCAGTAGCGAACCTGC from Desulfuromonas sp. KJ2020 encodes the following:
- a CDS encoding Tfp pilus assembly protein FimT/FimU, which produces MISTEHKPRNAGFTLTELIVVIAMISVLVTIATPYYLDWLRNAKYREGAQAVTSLLREARSRAIAEHREYRVVFNAAPDSPQAPSTMQLQGGNLSYNSSSWPIMETPVTLPENLDIRYRSSCTLNVAAQSVLFLPSGAASATAAIEASSPDLGGICIIDGDSAIAALNDRKKYLVEMVSPTTGAFKVRKWSASSTSFQ